A single region of the Lysinibacillus sp. B2A1 genome encodes:
- a CDS encoding murein hydrolase regulator LrgA, which produces MKIVKSIVQIGYLYILLFVGNSIARLLHLPIPGSIIGLVLLFLLLQFHVIKLEWIELGAGLLLSELLLFFIPSAIGVIDYDALFGVQGVKVVLVIVVSAIVVMFTTGFTAQWLEQRKKGDAA; this is translated from the coding sequence ATGAAAATCGTCAAAAGTATCGTGCAAATCGGCTATCTTTATATACTATTATTTGTTGGAAATAGTATTGCACGTCTACTTCACTTGCCGATTCCTGGGAGCATAATTGGACTAGTTTTATTGTTTTTACTTTTGCAGTTTCATGTGATTAAGCTTGAATGGATTGAACTAGGAGCAGGATTATTGCTAAGTGAGCTATTGTTGTTTTTTATTCCATCTGCAATTGGTGTAATCGATTATGATGCACTATTTGGTGTACAGGGTGTGAAGGTTGTGCTAGTGATTGTCGTGAGTGCTATTGTTGTTATGTTTACAACAGGCTTTACAGCACAATGGCTAGAGCAACGAAAGAAGGGTGATGCTGCATGA
- a CDS encoding CidB/LrgB family autolysis modulator — MSFFVAIASLAGTVAIFYVCKMFYVKYKKEWLTPMLVTPIIIILLLLLTGTSYQSYNAGANILSNLLGPATVAFAVPIYKNFNLLKKHALEILLSIAVGSAVAIISSFMMALVVGLNNELVHSLVPRSVTTPIAMDISNMIGGSPTLTAVFVMTTGILGSLLAPLIIKVCRFHRPSSRGLMLGMGAHGTGTSKAFEFGELEGTFASLAMIVAALISLVLSTTLFPAFEHLVVNILLP; from the coding sequence ATGAGTTTTTTCGTAGCTATAGCAAGCTTAGCGGGGACCGTTGCCATTTTTTACGTGTGTAAAATGTTTTATGTAAAATATAAGAAAGAGTGGCTAACGCCTATGCTAGTCACACCAATAATAATAATTTTACTATTATTATTAACAGGTACATCCTATCAATCCTATAATGCAGGAGCAAATATTTTATCAAATTTATTAGGACCAGCAACAGTTGCATTTGCTGTTCCAATTTATAAAAATTTTAATTTATTAAAAAAGCATGCTCTTGAAATATTACTTAGCATCGCAGTTGGTTCAGCCGTCGCTATTATCTCCTCATTTATGATGGCATTAGTTGTTGGCCTAAATAATGAGCTTGTTCATAGCCTAGTACCACGCTCAGTTACTACACCAATTGCGATGGATATTTCTAATATGATAGGCGGCTCTCCTACACTGACTGCCGTTTTTGTGATGACAACGGGAATATTAGGAAGTCTGCTTGCTCCGTTAATCATAAAGGTTTGTCGCTTTCATAGACCCTCATCTAGAGGTTTAATGTTAGGAATGGGAGCTCATGGTACAGGTACCTCTAAAGCCTTCGAATTTGGTGAACTCGAAGGAACCTTTGCCAGCCTTGCGATGATTGTAGCAGCCTTAATTAGCCTCGTGCTTTCTACAACATTGTTCCCAGCATTTGAGCATTTAGTTGTTAATATCCTGTTGCCTTAA
- the hflK gene encoding FtsH protease activity modulator HflK: protein MSVKRTLMMVGLGIFGIVALIAVFTSWYTVDESEQAVVITFGRADDTVTEPGLHFKLPWPVQSVEVLSKETFSLQFGYKQNKKGELEAYDAETKMITGDEHIVLTDLVVQWKITEPNKFLFNAQDPEEILHSATSSAIRSIIGSSKIDAALTEGKADIEANTRTLLVSLIEKYDIGISILGVKLQDVELPNADVRAAFTAVTDAREMKNTKINQAEKYENQRTNEAEGEKDAIISKAEGEKTARIEQAQGDVAVFNKMYEQYKGNQQITRERLILETLENVLPKAQIYMMNDDGSTMKYLPLQALQPVEQKQEQKQEEKKEGSGN, encoded by the coding sequence ATGAGTGTGAAAAGGACACTAATGATGGTGGGGCTTGGAATTTTCGGCATTGTTGCACTTATTGCTGTATTTACATCTTGGTACACAGTAGATGAATCAGAACAAGCAGTTGTTATAACTTTCGGTCGTGCCGATGATACAGTAACAGAACCAGGCTTACATTTTAAATTACCTTGGCCTGTTCAATCGGTTGAGGTTTTATCAAAAGAAACATTTAGTTTACAGTTTGGTTATAAGCAAAATAAAAAAGGGGAATTGGAAGCTTATGATGCTGAAACGAAAATGATTACAGGAGACGAACATATTGTATTAACTGATCTTGTCGTTCAATGGAAGATTACAGAACCGAACAAATTCCTATTTAATGCTCAGGACCCAGAAGAGATTTTACATAGCGCTACGTCAAGTGCAATTCGATCAATTATCGGAAGCTCCAAAATCGATGCTGCGTTAACAGAGGGAAAAGCGGACATAGAAGCAAACACAAGAACATTACTTGTTTCGCTTATTGAAAAATATGATATCGGGATAAGCATTTTGGGTGTTAAATTGCAGGATGTAGAATTACCAAATGCTGATGTACGTGCTGCTTTTACAGCAGTTACAGATGCACGTGAAATGAAAAATACAAAAATCAATCAAGCAGAAAAATATGAAAATCAACGTACAAATGAGGCAGAAGGTGAAAAAGACGCCATTATTTCGAAGGCAGAAGGTGAAAAAACAGCCCGTATCGAGCAGGCTCAAGGGGATGTAGCTGTCTTTAATAAAATGTATGAGCAATATAAAGGCAATCAGCAAATTACCCGTGAGCGTTTAATCTTAGAAACACTTGAGAATGTGTTACCGAAAGCACAAATTTACATGATGAATGATGATGGCAGCACAATGAAATACTTACCTCTTCAAGCACTACAGCCCGTAGAACAAAAGCAAGAGCAGAAGCAAGAGGAGAAAAAAGAAGGGAGCGGTAACTAA
- a CDS encoding protease modulator HflC yields the protein MDQKNKDLEKFLHFLSGKSKNTTPKEGNSEDNVIKMSKKGPMNPKKYISIVVTLTAVFAIAIILFANIYIVKESEYAVVRQFGEVVKFEREPGLKMKVPFIQSVTRLPKNQMTYEISEEEINTKDKKRIIIDNYAVWRITDPKLLISNAGTIEKVESRMEEFIYSVIRSELGRIEYTQIINDENSSRGSINDQVTERVNELLAQDKYGIEVVDVRIRRIDLPKENEQAVFTNMISDRESIAQKYLSEGDAGKRRIEAQTDRKVQEMLATAKKDAALIQAEGEAEAAKIYNKSFSQDPEFYSLYRTLESYKKTVGEDTVIILPSTSPYAKILSGYIK from the coding sequence ATGGATCAAAAAAATAAGGATCTTGAAAAATTCCTACATTTTTTATCAGGCAAATCCAAAAATACTACTCCAAAAGAAGGGAATTCAGAGGATAATGTAATCAAGATGTCGAAAAAGGGTCCGATGAATCCAAAGAAATATATTTCCATTGTTGTAACCTTAACAGCTGTTTTTGCCATTGCTATAATATTATTTGCAAATATTTATATTGTAAAAGAATCTGAGTATGCTGTAGTTAGGCAGTTTGGGGAAGTAGTGAAATTTGAACGTGAGCCAGGTCTTAAAATGAAGGTTCCATTTATTCAAAGTGTAACGAGATTACCAAAAAACCAAATGACTTATGAAATATCGGAAGAGGAAATTAATACAAAGGATAAAAAGAGAATTATTATTGATAATTATGCGGTATGGCGTATTACAGATCCAAAGTTATTAATTTCAAATGCAGGTACGATTGAAAAAGTAGAATCTCGTATGGAAGAGTTTATCTATTCTGTTATTCGCTCTGAACTTGGACGAATAGAATATACACAAATCATTAATGATGAAAACTCTTCTCGTGGGAGTATAAATGACCAAGTTACTGAACGTGTAAATGAATTACTGGCACAAGATAAATATGGTATAGAGGTTGTAGATGTTCGAATTCGTCGTATTGATTTGCCAAAAGAAAATGAGCAAGCTGTATTTACAAATATGATTTCAGATCGTGAATCAATCGCTCAAAAGTATCTATCAGAAGGTGATGCTGGGAAGCGTCGTATTGAAGCTCAAACAGATAGAAAAGTGCAAGAAATGCTGGCAACAGCTAAAAAAGATGCTGCATTAATTCAAGCAGAAGGAGAAGCGGAGGCAGCGAAAATCTATAATAAGTCATTTTCACAAGATCCGGAATTCTATTCACTTTATCGTACATTAGAATCCTATAAGAAAACTGTCGGTGAAGATACGGTTATTATTTTGCCATCTACTTCACCGTATGCAAAAATATTATCTGGCTATATCAAATAA
- a CDS encoding DNA polymerase I, with translation MKFQISTWLQNLGIACSIASLFTLFFRLSDFEWLTKSVYHIPVFFVTLFLLSLIIAEDVRKIFKRIFWYEKRKVKRPIWQVGIGFIFFLAQISTVMVFSKELTQPQLGGMPLFLVFAFMNAFILTVIYEEIFYRTSN, from the coding sequence GTGAAATTTCAAATTAGCACCTGGCTACAAAATTTAGGTATAGCCTGTAGTATTGCATCGTTGTTTACACTTTTCTTCCGTCTATCAGATTTTGAATGGTTAACGAAAAGTGTTTATCATATACCAGTATTTTTTGTCACTTTGTTTTTATTAAGTTTAATTATCGCTGAGGATGTCCGAAAAATATTTAAAAGAATATTTTGGTATGAAAAAAGAAAGGTCAAGCGTCCTATTTGGCAAGTTGGTATTGGTTTTATTTTCTTTTTAGCACAAATTAGCACGGTAATGGTATTTAGTAAGGAGCTAACACAGCCACAATTGGGTGGGATGCCCTTATTTTTAGTGTTTGCTTTTATGAATGCGTTTATCTTAACGGTTATATATGAAGAAATTTTTTATCGTACATCAAATTAA